In a genomic window of Flavobacterium crassostreae:
- a CDS encoding 2-hydroxyacid dehydrogenase: protein MLQPQDINILHIDSNNPILWEQLQKSGFTNHQDFTATKEEIEAKIHHYHGIVIRSRFKIDKQFLDKATNLQFIARVGAGLESIDCEYAKTKNLTLIAAPEGNRNAVAEHSLGMILSLFNNLNKADREIRSGHWNRESNRGHELDGKTVGIVGYGNMGKSFAKKLRGFEVEVLCYDILENVGDANAKQVSLQELQQKTDVLSLHIPWTPETNKMVDSVFIAGFKKPFWIINTSRGNNIVTADLVAAMQLGRILGAGLDVLEYEKLSFETLFQDQTTPEAFQYLLQAPNVVLTPHVAGWTFESHACLAEIIVDKIKAKYSSLV from the coding sequence ATGCTACAACCCCAAGATATTAACATACTGCATATAGATAGCAACAATCCTATTTTGTGGGAGCAATTGCAAAAATCAGGATTTACCAACCACCAGGATTTTACTGCAACAAAAGAAGAAATTGAAGCCAAAATCCATCACTACCACGGAATTGTTATTCGTAGTCGTTTTAAAATAGACAAACAATTTTTGGATAAGGCCACCAATTTGCAGTTTATTGCTCGGGTGGGAGCTGGTCTAGAGAGTATTGATTGTGAGTATGCCAAAACTAAAAATCTGACATTAATTGCGGCTCCCGAAGGAAACCGAAATGCTGTTGCAGAACATTCTTTAGGGATGATTTTGTCTCTTTTTAATAATTTAAACAAAGCAGACAGAGAAATTCGTTCTGGACATTGGAACCGAGAAAGCAATCGTGGGCACGAGCTAGACGGAAAAACAGTTGGAATTGTAGGGTATGGCAATATGGGAAAATCATTTGCCAAAAAACTTCGTGGTTTTGAGGTTGAGGTTCTGTGTTATGATATTCTAGAGAATGTAGGAGATGCTAACGCCAAACAAGTTTCTTTGCAAGAATTACAACAAAAAACCGATGTGTTGAGCTTGCATATTCCGTGGACTCCCGAGACCAATAAAATGGTAGATTCGGTTTTTATAGCAGGATTTAAAAAACCATTTTGGATTATTAATACCTCTAGAGGCAACAATATTGTTACGGCAGATTTAGTAGCCGCCATGCAGTTGGGTCGCATTTTGGGAGCTGGCTTGGATGTGTTAGAGTACGAAAAACTATCCTTTGAAACTCTTTTTCAAGACCAAACCACTCCGGAGGCCTTTCAGTATTTGCTGCAAGCGCCCAACGTAGTTTTAACACCACACGTTGCGGGCTGGACCTTTGAGAGTCATGCATGCTTAGCGGAGATAATTGTGGACAAAATTAAAGCCAAATATAGCTCGTTAGTTTAG
- the mgtE gene encoding magnesium transporter, with product MQFEISKDLILELQQHIVHKRDQDLERLLHDMHHADIAEILDELDFNEATYIFKVLDSDKTAEILLELEDDLRENILSRLSAKEIAEELDELDTNDAADIIAELSNNLKAEVISELDDLEHAKDIIDLLRYDEDTAGGLMGKELVKVNENWNVLTCVKEMRAQAENVSRVHSIYVVDDQNRLKGRLSLKDLLTTSTKTQIADIYIKKVTFVNVDAEDVEVARIMQKYDLEAIPVVDAMGRLVGRITIDDIIDVIREEADKDYQLAAGISQDVEADDSIIELSKARLPWLVLALLGGFITVRVLGLFEGAMVEHGNLFFFTPLIAAMAGNVGVQSSAIIVQGLANNTLSGSLFNRLIKEISLSLLNGAILSSILFLGSYFLLGEPAVLGVVICIALVAVIIIASLIGTFIPLLLHKVGVDPALATGPFITTSNDICGILIYFSIARMILGF from the coding sequence ATGCAGTTTGAAATCAGTAAAGACTTAATACTCGAATTACAACAACACATAGTTCATAAAAGAGACCAGGATTTAGAACGCCTGCTTCATGACATGCACCATGCGGATATTGCAGAGATTCTGGACGAACTGGATTTTAATGAGGCGACATATATTTTTAAAGTATTAGATAGCGACAAGACTGCAGAGATTCTTCTGGAGTTAGAGGATGACCTTCGGGAGAACATACTAAGCCGTCTTTCTGCCAAAGAAATTGCCGAAGAATTAGATGAGTTAGATACCAATGATGCGGCAGATATTATTGCCGAGCTCTCTAATAACTTAAAAGCTGAGGTAATCTCTGAGCTGGACGATTTAGAACACGCAAAAGACATCATTGACCTGTTGCGTTATGATGAGGATACTGCCGGAGGACTCATGGGTAAAGAGCTTGTAAAGGTAAACGAAAACTGGAATGTACTTACTTGCGTAAAAGAAATGCGGGCTCAGGCCGAAAACGTTTCTCGGGTGCACTCTATTTATGTGGTAGACGATCAAAATAGATTAAAAGGGAGGCTCTCCTTGAAAGACTTGCTGACCACTTCTACCAAAACACAAATTGCAGATATTTACATCAAAAAAGTCACCTTTGTAAATGTAGATGCCGAAGATGTAGAGGTAGCCAGAATTATGCAAAAGTATGATTTAGAGGCTATTCCGGTAGTGGATGCTATGGGGCGTTTAGTAGGGCGGATTACCATTGATGATATTATAGACGTTATTAGAGAAGAGGCCGATAAAGATTACCAATTAGCTGCTGGTATCTCTCAAGATGTTGAGGCAGATGATAGTATTATTGAACTATCCAAAGCCCGTTTGCCTTGGTTGGTTTTGGCTCTTTTGGGAGGGTTTATAACCGTTCGGGTTTTAGGATTATTTGAAGGTGCCATGGTAGAACACGGCAACCTATTCTTTTTTACCCCACTGATTGCTGCAATGGCAGGAAATGTCGGCGTACAATCTTCGGCCATAATTGTACAAGGTTTGGCCAATAATACCTTGAGTGGTTCTCTTTTTAATCGGCTAATCAAAGAGATCTCTTTGAGTTTGTTAAATGGAGCGATCTTGTCTTCTATCTTGTTTCTAGGGAGTTATTTTCTTTTAGGAGAGCCAGCAGTGCTTGGCGTCGTGATTTGTATTGCTTTAGTAGCAGTAATTATTATTGCGTCGTTGATAGGGACTTTTATTCCGTTGTTGTTGCACAAAGTCGGCGTAGACCCCGCACTAGCTACGGGACCTTTTATTACCACCAGTAATGACATTTGTGGAATTTTGATTTATTTTTCGATAGCACGAATGATTTTAGGTTTTTAG
- the proC gene encoding pyrroline-5-carboxylate reductase, whose product MNIHIIGGGNLGTSVAIGIAKFSSKHHVTLTRRNADKIKHLEALSITVSANNTHRIQEADIIILTVKPYQVELILSEILPVINNKIIASAVSGLSIEMLQDKIGAANQAIRIMPNVAAQFGASATCVSYLEQHTEQGQKMVSLFKDLGTAPVIDEKLMDAATVLAASGTAFALRYIRASMQAGIEIGFDWQTALEISAQTVKGAAQMLLEEQTHPEQLIDRVTTPKGCTIAGLNDMERHGFSASLISGIKTSLRQIQE is encoded by the coding sequence ATGAATATTCACATCATAGGAGGCGGAAACTTAGGCACCTCGGTAGCTATAGGGATTGCAAAATTTTCAAGCAAGCACCACGTAACTCTCACCCGACGAAATGCAGACAAAATTAAACATCTGGAAGCCTTGTCGATCACCGTTTCGGCAAACAATACCCACCGGATTCAAGAAGCAGATATTATAATTTTGACCGTAAAACCATATCAAGTAGAGCTGATTTTGTCCGAAATTTTACCGGTCATAAATAACAAAATTATAGCCTCGGCGGTAAGCGGTCTTTCTATAGAAATGCTACAAGACAAAATAGGAGCTGCTAATCAAGCCATTCGGATTATGCCAAATGTGGCAGCACAATTTGGAGCCTCGGCAACCTGTGTTTCTTATCTAGAGCAACACACAGAGCAAGGCCAGAAAATGGTGTCTTTATTTAAAGATCTAGGTACCGCTCCGGTTATTGACGAAAAACTAATGGACGCTGCTACAGTGCTTGCAGCCTCCGGAACGGCGTTTGCCTTGCGTTATATTCGGGCCTCTATGCAAGCAGGTATTGAAATAGGTTTTGACTGGCAAACCGCTCTTGAAATATCTGCACAAACCGTAAAAGGAGCCGCACAAATGCTATTAGAAGAACAAACCCATCCAGAGCAATTAATAGACCGAGTGACCACTCCCAAAGGCTGCACAATTGCGGGTTTAAATGATATGGAAAGACATGGTTTTAGTGCCTCTTTAATAAGCGGTATTAAAACATCATTACGTCAAATACAAGAATAA